The genomic interval GTGAACAGGGTCTAAGGCTGTCTTGAGCGGTACGTACCTCCTGAGAAACAAGCAGCAACGGCAGCGGCAGCAGAGGGTGGAaatcagcaggaggaggaggaggaggaggaggaggaggaggaggaggaggaggaggaggaggagaagcagagacaACAGGGCCCAGAGGATTTAGTGGACCGAATGGACAGAGGCGGGAAAtagtggtggggaggggggggggagaagaagaggaagggaaggaaggaaggagataGTATTAGTCACACACCAATTACAGGCCCCCGCCATGCAAGGAAGAACAATCAGTCAAAATAGGCTACTGTGACACGAGAAcatcttttcttttctctcagctCATCATGGATTAATGCCACAGCAGCCTGTACACGTATTCGCTGGCCAGCTATTGACATTGGCGAAATCTTCAGAACCAAAACCCAACAAAATCCGATGTGTTGTTATCTGACATTTTCAAGActtagagatagagatagacatGTCCCAGCCCAAAGGCATAGAAAAGAAAAGAGCACAGTATGTTATGGATCATTCACCCTAAACAGACTTAAATGTTAAAACGGGTGCAAGTAGGGCAGCGTGGACAGCACAGGGTTAATTCTCAACTAAATATAGCGCTCTCTACAGAGAGTAGCAGCACTCCCCTGCAGTTCCCGTCAATGATATCTCACCAAGTTTGAGCAGCCAGCCTTCTCGGTCGGGGTTGAAGAAGGTGTGCGTCAGGTCATTTCCGTCATCTTCTGGGATTTTAAAGGGCTCGTTTTTAATGCTATCATACAGGTTCTAGAGGAGAAAGGACGCCAGGATGAGAACAATAGATATCCATGATAGTGCATCATTCACCTCGTTTCCTAATGTGACAGGTGGAATAGGATGGCTGATGGATGGAAAACAAGATGGCGGGCCACATACTCTGAGCAGATCCTCTGGCAAGTCTCCCCCTTCATTGATGCCCCGGTTCATGGAGATGAAGCGGTCCACCCCCGGCTTGTCCCTCACGTTTGGGTTGTGAAGGCTGGTGTTCAACATGATGATAGCGAAAGACAGCACGTAACACGtgtctgggaggagggggaggcgaggAGACCAAACACAAGTTAATACAACCATACGTGGCTAGGGTAGAGGAGGTCCAAcagcgtgcgagtgtgtggcTGCGTGGGCCTCTATTTATACCGGTGCTTTGGAAGACCCCGGGGTTGCAGTGGCAGTATCTCTGAGCAAAGGCCTCCATCATGCGGTCTATCTTCTGCGCCTCACCGGGCAGACGGAAGCTCCACAGGAACTGTCTGcaaggagacagaggggggcggcgggggagcAGTGAGGTCAACTGACTAGACGTACAGAACAAAACAGGCACAGTCAGTCCTGGGACCGAACCAGCAGAACGAGGTGAACGCCCACCTGAGGGCCTGGACGAGGTTGAGGTCGGTGAACTCGTGGAGGTCAACGAAGGCTTGCAGTACTTTGAGGTTGAAGTCATCCCTGAAGGAGCAATAACACATACCAGGGTAAGTATGTCTACAAGCTAAAGAGTgtcaggagagtgtgtgtgacgggGTGAGCGTGAGGGAGTGATTTGGAAAGAGAAACAAGACAACTCTCACCTCTCGCCAAGGTAATCCCCGATAGCAGTTTTGTTGAGGCCTTCTCCTTTATAAAGGAACTGAGCAACGTCCTCTGCAGTGTGTCGTAGCAAGTCGTTCTCCACTAGAAATACTATTCCCTACGGAGCGGATTTAAAACATGTTACCTTAACCAAAATCATGCATGCCCAAATAAGACCAAAGGGAATTATTGTCAAAGCGCTCTACCTTTTTGGGGTCCATGTTGAATTTCTTCCTCCCCATTGCGACATGCCTACTTTTTTGTAGAGTTTTGCTGTgttgaatgaaaaaataaacacaactgaAATATTGCACCATTCAACGGCGGGGTTTAGGTGGTGCCTAAACACAAAAGGCGCAGCACATTGTCGTTCTTCTCACCTGCCCTCTGTGCTGCtctccagcccctccacctccaaGATGGCCTCCCTGAGCTCCTCACGGAGCCTCTGGATCTCCTGCAGCAGGGCGCCCTTCCTCCTGCGGATGTCCTCCAGCTCAGAGCGCTCCTCTGGGCTCAGGTCTACTGGGACTGGGGCAGGAGGAGTTAAAGAATACAACCATTACTTCTGCTGCCTCAGACGCACCAAATCAGGTCAGAGATATGACCGAGGTGAGGCATTAACAATGTGGCTATTCCCCAGGCGCATGCTGGCTGGTGGCCATTATATCCTCTGCCAGTATTGTTTAAAGACAAGTTATAATGCAGTcaatggaaggaaggaagtgtGGTCACATTAATAAGCAATGGCTCAATGTGGTATCCATCAGAGCTTTAGTACCATTCATCACCACAAATGTACTAAATTTGGGTTATTATCTATCGCTTGCTTCTTCCCTGTTGACCACACCCGGAGTTTGATCACAGCCACTATGTGAAACCGTACTGAGTGCAGCAGTTTGTTTTCAGATCAATAGGAGAAGTTAAAAGACCAAGTTAAAAGAATTCCCATGAATAGAGCTATGTGGTTGTGACTTTTGAACACTTTGGGAGGACTGCATACTCAAATGGTTAATCTTTTATCAGACTTAATATCTAACCTAAATTCACACAGGCAACACTATTTACTTTCGACTATGGTTTGGGTCAATGTACTGCCTGGATACAATGTCCTTttatgcattttctttttccctATTGTAATTTATGCTTAACTATACAAGAACCATTGTAATTCAAACTGGTCCCGCCACTTGGTCCAGCAATTGTATGTAGTCCATATGTAGAACAGGCCTATAGAAACCAGAGATCCCATAGATGGAGTTGTAATCCACCCAAAAGGGTcgcatatttattatttagcaTCTCTATTTAACGCTTCCATCGTCATGCAAATCATATGAGAAACTGCATCCTCCTGTCGGACAATGTTGTTGGacacacatcatcacacatgCTGTACTATAGGACTGCTTTGTATTCCAGATCCAGACATGACTGCACAATGACAGCTGCACTTCAATAACAACCACGCCCACAGCCCATGATGAATTACATGACAACC from Gadus morhua chromosome 11, gadMor3.0, whole genome shotgun sequence carries:
- the cyth2 gene encoding cytohesin-2 — translated: MTVDSEIYMPKSKAPKMDDLDYIPVDLSPEERSELEDIRRRKGALLQEIQRLREELREAILEVEGLESSTEGSKTLQKSRHVAMGRKKFNMDPKKGIVFLVENDLLRHTAEDVAQFLYKGEGLNKTAIGDYLGERDDFNLKVLQAFVDLHEFTDLNLVQALRQFLWSFRLPGEAQKIDRMMEAFAQRYCHCNPGVFQSTDTCYVLSFAIIMLNTSLHNPNVRDKPGVDRFISMNRGINEGGDLPEDLLRNLYDSIKNEPFKIPEDDGNDLTHTFFNPDREGWLLKLGGRVKTWKRRWFILTDNCLYYFEYTTDKEPRGIIPLENLSIREVEDPRKPNCFELYLPNNRGQLIKACKTEADGRVVEGNHMVYRISAPTPDEKDEWIHSITSAVSVDPFYEMLAARKKRISLKKKEEQP